In Corallococcus macrosporus, the following are encoded in one genomic region:
- a CDS encoding acetyl-CoA carboxylase biotin carboxyl carrier protein subunit — protein MADVAAHITGTVWKIEVKVGDTVDAGQTLVILESMKMEMPVEAEEGGTVKEIRCKEAQPVNEGDVLVVLG, from the coding sequence ATGGCGGACGTTGCGGCGCACATCACGGGCACGGTGTGGAAGATTGAAGTGAAGGTCGGCGACACGGTGGATGCCGGCCAGACGCTGGTCATCCTCGAGTCCATGAAGATGGAGATGCCCGTGGAGGCCGAGGAGGGCGGCACGGTGAAGGAGATCCGCTGCAAGGAAGCGCAGCCGGTCAACGAGGGCGACGTCCTCGTGGTGCTCGGGTAG
- a CDS encoding enoyl-CoA hydratase/isomerase family protein — protein sequence MEPTLEVEDREGGVRVLTVSNPSRRNALNDALLARLDAALEPAAHVRALLVRGQGGHFCAGYDLTHLGPPGADGRLPDDPLVACLLKLERHPAPSVALVQGGAVGAGFDLAASCDFRVGASDAFFLMPPARLGIVYSPEGLARAVRLVGLSRAKQLFLTARRLPAAEALAWGLLDECPEDAEARALALCATLAAGAPKAVSGMKEAFGLLARSGLSPEDVAHLRQVRGEAFGSEDAKEGRAAFLEKRAPRFNGR from the coding sequence ATGGAGCCCACGCTGGAGGTGGAGGATCGCGAGGGCGGGGTCCGGGTGCTCACCGTCTCCAACCCGTCGCGGCGCAACGCGCTGAATGACGCGTTGCTGGCCCGGCTGGACGCGGCGCTGGAGCCGGCCGCCCACGTGCGCGCGCTGCTGGTGCGCGGCCAGGGCGGGCACTTCTGCGCGGGCTACGATTTGACGCACCTGGGGCCCCCGGGCGCGGACGGGCGGCTGCCGGATGACCCGCTGGTGGCGTGCCTGCTGAAGCTGGAGCGGCACCCTGCGCCGTCGGTGGCGCTGGTGCAGGGCGGCGCGGTGGGGGCGGGCTTCGACCTGGCGGCCTCCTGCGACTTCCGCGTGGGGGCCTCCGACGCGTTCTTCCTCATGCCTCCGGCGCGGCTGGGCATCGTGTACTCGCCGGAGGGGCTGGCGCGGGCGGTGCGGCTGGTGGGGCTGTCACGCGCCAAGCAGCTGTTCCTCACCGCGCGGCGGCTGCCGGCGGCGGAGGCGCTCGCGTGGGGGCTGCTGGATGAATGCCCCGAGGACGCGGAGGCGCGCGCGCTGGCGCTGTGCGCGACGCTGGCCGCGGGGGCGCCGAAGGCGGTGTCGGGGATGAAGGAGGCGTTCGGGCTGCTGGCGCGCTCCGGGTTGTCCCCGGAGGACGTCGCGCACCTGCGTCAGGTGCGCGGCGAGGCGTTTGGCAGCGAGGACGCGAAGGAGGGGCGCGCGGCCTTCCTGGAGAAGCGCGCGCCCCGGTTCAACGGCCGCTAG